From the Cohaesibacter sp. ES.047 genome, one window contains:
- the obgE gene encoding GTPase ObgE has product MKFLDQAKVYVRSGDGGAGCLSFRREKYVALGGPDGGDGGKGGDVIVECVNGLNTLIDYRFKQHFKAETGIHGMGRNRNGHNGKDVILKVPVGTQILDEDNETILADFTEVGQSYKLCKGGNGGFGNTHFKSSVNQAPRRANPGQEGEERWIWLRLKLIADAGLVGLPNAGKSTFLASVSSAKPKIADYPFTTLHPNLGVVGIDGREFVMADIPGLVEGAHEGVGIGDRFLGHVERCRVLLHLVDATQDDFLDAYRVIRGELEAYDEGLSEKDEIVALTKIDSLLDEDIAERLKAFEKEFGFKPFVISAVARTNMDDILRAIIGKVEDENRREAEDQQEEEAWRP; this is encoded by the coding sequence ATGAAATTTCTTGACCAGGCCAAGGTCTACGTCCGCTCCGGCGATGGCGGGGCGGGCTGTCTTTCCTTTCGGCGCGAAAAATACGTCGCCCTTGGCGGCCCTGATGGCGGCGATGGCGGCAAGGGTGGCGATGTCATCGTGGAATGCGTCAATGGCCTGAACACCCTTATCGACTATCGCTTCAAGCAGCATTTCAAGGCCGAGACCGGCATCCATGGCATGGGGCGCAACCGAAACGGACACAACGGCAAGGACGTGATCCTCAAGGTGCCCGTCGGTACACAGATCCTTGATGAGGACAACGAAACCATTCTGGCCGATTTCACCGAAGTGGGCCAGAGCTACAAGCTCTGCAAGGGCGGCAACGGCGGCTTCGGCAACACCCATTTCAAATCCTCGGTCAATCAGGCACCACGGCGCGCCAACCCCGGCCAAGAGGGCGAGGAACGCTGGATCTGGCTGCGCCTCAAGCTGATTGCCGATGCTGGTCTGGTCGGCCTGCCCAACGCAGGCAAATCCACCTTTCTGGCGTCCGTCTCCTCGGCCAAGCCAAAGATCGCGGATTATCCCTTCACAACGCTTCATCCGAACCTTGGTGTTGTGGGCATCGATGGCCGCGAATTCGTCATGGCCGACATCCCCGGTCTGGTTGAGGGCGCCCATGAAGGCGTCGGAATCGGCGACCGCTTTTTGGGGCATGTGGAACGCTGCCGTGTGCTTTTGCATCTTGTCGATGCAACACAGGACGATTTCCTCGACGCCTATCGCGTGATCCGTGGCGAGCTGGAAGCCTACGATGAGGGTCTGAGCGAGAAGGACGAGATCGTGGCACTGACCAAGATCGACTCGCTGCTTGATGAAGACATCGCAGAACGCCTCAAGGCGTTTGAAAAGGAATTTGGCTTCAAGCCCTTTGTCATCTCGGCAGTGGCCCGCACCAACATGGACGACATCCTGCGTGCCATCATCGGCAAGGTCGAGGATGAAAACCGGCGCGAGGCAGAAGACCAACAGGAAGAAGAGGCCTGGCGCCCCTGA
- a CDS encoding 50S ribosomal protein L21, producing MFAVIKTGGKQYTVSPEDIIKVERLEGEAGETVVFDSVLLVGGEGDAQVGAPLVDGATVAAEILDQGRGRKIIIFKKRRRQNSRRRNGHRQHFTSVKITEILTGGKAPAKAAKKAAPAKAKEEEAPQAAKKEAPKAAKAAEGETAPLFTAPAEKDDLKKISGVGPVLEGKLNALGITSFAQIAAFSEEDIAKIDDALNFKGRIDRDNWLEQASAFAAEK from the coding sequence ATGTTCGCAGTCATCAAAACCGGCGGTAAGCAGTATACTGTTTCCCCCGAAGATATCATCAAGGTCGAACGCCTCGAAGGCGAAGCTGGCGAAACCGTTGTCTTTGACAGCGTTCTTCTCGTTGGCGGCGAAGGCGACGCACAGGTCGGCGCTCCTCTGGTTGATGGCGCAACGGTCGCAGCCGAGATCCTCGATCAGGGTCGCGGTCGCAAGATCATCATCTTCAAGAAGCGTCGTCGTCAGAATTCCCGTCGCCGCAATGGCCATCGCCAGCACTTCACCTCTGTCAAGATCACCGAGATCCTGACCGGCGGCAAGGCTCCGGCGAAAGCAGCCAAAAAGGCAGCACCGGCCAAGGCTAAGGAAGAAGAAGCACCTCAAGCCGCCAAGAAAGAGGCTCCCAAAGCAGCCAAGGCCGCCGAAGGCGAAACCGCGCCGCTCTTCACCGCGCCTGCCGAAAAAGACGATTTGAAAAAAATCTCTGGCGTCGGTCCGGTTCTTGAAGGTAAACTGAACGCACTGGGTATTACCAGCTTCGCTCAGATCGCAGCCTTCTCTGAAGAAGACATCGCAAAAATCGATGACGCCCTGAACTTCAAAGGCCGCATCGACCGTGACAACTGGCTTGAGCAGGCATCTGCTTTCGCCGCTGAGAAATAA
- a CDS encoding glycoside hydrolase family 127 protein: MNEFNKTMIADAMPPKAKFRPLAVNQIKVDGFFGPKIDVIATTTAKLLFDRCIEARMLEQVDPDLPNPGIVIPFQHNNTVTTQMFWDSDFGKSIETAAYALNRHRDAELEARVDDVIDAYGRLQAEDGYLNSWYQRIEPGKRWTNLRDRHELYNAGHLIEGAIAYFHATGKRKFLDILCRYADCIDATFGPEEGKKRGYPGHPELELALVKLGRVTGEQRYLDLAKFFVDVRGEDPNYFDKEAMARGETPEDFHFSTLEYCQAHKPVREQREVVGHAVRAAYLYAGMADVATEFSDATMDPALEALWSQLTDRNLYVTGGFGPSKENEGLTFDYDLPNDSAYAETCASVALVFWASRMLGREPDSRFADVMERALYNGVLSGLSADGTHFFYDNPLESHGHHHRWRWHRCPCCPPNVSRLLASIGTYFYGVSEDEIAVHLYCDNKADLTLAGTKVTLKQTTSYPADGSIAFAIEPESPCSFTLSLRIPQWAKGFTLMLNGEAIDATAEKGYLRLNRSWQAGDHLTLELDMQPLQLFANPKVASDQGRTALLRGPFVYCLEEADHSAPLNSYLIKDGAAIETTSFGAWPDTVALKINAEVEGRADNALYSDTPPSREPATLTAIPYYLWDNREPGEMLVWLRREAIK, translated from the coding sequence ATGAACGAATTCAACAAAACCATGATTGCTGACGCCATGCCGCCAAAGGCCAAGTTCCGTCCACTTGCGGTGAATCAGATCAAGGTCGACGGCTTCTTCGGACCCAAGATCGATGTCATAGCGACGACCACAGCCAAGCTTTTATTCGACCGCTGCATCGAAGCGCGCATGCTCGAACAGGTCGATCCCGATCTGCCCAATCCGGGGATCGTCATTCCCTTCCAGCACAACAACACCGTAACCACCCAGATGTTCTGGGACTCCGACTTTGGCAAAAGCATCGAAACAGCCGCCTATGCGCTCAATCGGCATCGTGATGCAGAGCTTGAAGCACGAGTGGATGACGTCATCGATGCCTATGGCCGCCTGCAAGCCGAGGATGGCTATCTCAATTCCTGGTATCAACGCATCGAGCCGGGCAAACGCTGGACCAACCTCCGGGATCGGCACGAGCTCTACAACGCCGGCCATCTGATCGAAGGGGCAATTGCCTACTTCCATGCGACCGGTAAGCGCAAGTTTCTCGATATCCTGTGCCGGTATGCCGATTGCATCGATGCGACGTTCGGCCCTGAAGAGGGCAAGAAGCGCGGCTATCCGGGACATCCTGAGCTGGAACTGGCACTTGTCAAACTGGGCCGCGTCACAGGTGAGCAACGCTATCTTGATCTGGCCAAATTCTTCGTCGACGTGCGCGGTGAAGACCCGAACTACTTTGACAAGGAGGCTATGGCGCGGGGCGAGACACCGGAGGATTTCCACTTCTCGACGCTGGAATATTGTCAAGCCCACAAACCGGTCCGCGAGCAGCGCGAAGTGGTCGGCCATGCCGTCCGTGCCGCCTATCTTTATGCCGGCATGGCGGATGTGGCGACCGAATTTTCTGACGCAACTATGGATCCGGCGCTAGAAGCGCTCTGGTCCCAACTCACGGATCGCAATCTTTACGTTACCGGCGGATTTGGCCCTTCCAAGGAAAACGAAGGCCTGACCTTCGACTATGATCTGCCCAACGACAGCGCTTATGCCGAGACATGCGCCTCTGTCGCGCTCGTCTTCTGGGCAAGCCGCATGCTCGGGCGCGAACCGGACAGCCGCTTTGCCGACGTCATGGAGCGGGCACTTTACAATGGCGTTCTGTCCGGGCTGTCGGCAGATGGAACGCATTTCTTCTATGACAATCCGCTGGAAAGCCACGGGCATCACCATCGCTGGCGGTGGCATCGCTGCCCCTGCTGCCCACCCAATGTGTCTCGTCTGCTCGCCTCGATCGGCACCTATTTTTATGGGGTCTCCGAGGATGAAATCGCCGTGCATCTTTATTGCGACAACAAGGCTGATCTGACTTTGGCCGGAACGAAGGTGACCCTCAAGCAGACAACAAGCTATCCTGCCGACGGGTCCATTGCCTTTGCCATCGAGCCGGAGAGTCCTTGCAGTTTCACGCTGTCCTTGCGTATTCCGCAATGGGCGAAGGGCTTCACGCTGATGCTCAATGGCGAGGCGATTGATGCCACAGCCGAGAAGGGATACCTGCGGCTCAATCGGTCCTGGCAGGCCGGCGATCACCTCACGCTTGAGCTTGATATGCAGCCGCTTCAGCTTTTTGCCAATCCAAAGGTGGCATCCGATCAGGGGCGCACCGCACTGCTGCGCGGCCCGTTCGTCTATTGCCTCGAGGAGGCCGATCATTCCGCGCCGCTCAACAGCTACCTAATCAAGGATGGAGCGGCGATCGAAACGACCAGTTTTGGCGCATGGCCTGACACTGTGGCATTGAAGATCAACGCCGAGGTCGAAGGTCGTGCCGATAACGCTCTATATTCCGATACGCCACCATCACGGGAACCGGCAACACTAACGGCCATTCCCTACTACCTCTGGGACAACCGCGAGCCGGGCGAAATGCTGGTCTGGCTGCGCAGGGAGGCAATAAAATGA
- a CDS encoding ABC transporter ATP-binding protein: MNEQVNLQRVQRQAGLSLRGVNKTFGSVQVIRNVDLDIEGGEFVVFVGPSGCGKSTLLRLIAGLEEVTAGDVLIAGVDVTEDDPSDRGIAMVFQTYALYPHMTVAENMGFGLKVAGRTKAEVAEKVGQAADVLQLNDYLDRRPGQLSGGQRQRVAIGRAIVRDPDVFLFDEPLSNLDAELRVDMRIEIARLHQKLGNTMIYVTHDQTEAMTLADKIVVLRAGRIEQVGSPAQLYDDPDNMFVGGFIGSPKMNFLDGIIRPDGVEVAGIILETRTIQNRPANGTAVRVGIRPEHWRLAEDGQKAVPFTVGFSEFLGGASYLYGTIGEKRCTVDVDRETISQPGSVLHLTVDENHICLFGEDEQRIR, translated from the coding sequence ATGAACGAGCAAGTGAACCTTCAGCGCGTCCAGAGACAGGCCGGATTGTCTTTGCGCGGCGTCAACAAGACATTTGGATCGGTGCAAGTGATCAGGAATGTCGATCTCGATATCGAAGGCGGAGAGTTTGTCGTGTTTGTCGGGCCTTCCGGCTGCGGAAAATCAACGCTCTTGCGCCTGATCGCCGGTCTTGAAGAGGTAACGGCAGGAGATGTCCTCATTGCAGGAGTGGACGTTACGGAAGATGATCCGTCCGACCGCGGCATTGCCATGGTTTTTCAGACCTACGCGCTTTACCCGCACATGACGGTGGCTGAAAATATGGGCTTCGGGCTCAAGGTTGCTGGCCGCACCAAAGCCGAAGTTGCCGAGAAAGTCGGTCAAGCAGCAGACGTCTTGCAGCTCAACGATTATCTGGATCGCCGTCCGGGCCAATTGTCCGGGGGACAGCGCCAGCGCGTTGCCATCGGTCGGGCCATCGTCCGGGATCCGGACGTGTTCCTGTTCGATGAGCCCTTGTCAAACCTTGATGCCGAATTGCGGGTCGATATGCGCATCGAGATCGCCCGTCTGCACCAGAAGCTTGGCAACACAATGATCTATGTAACCCATGATCAGACCGAAGCCATGACCCTTGCTGACAAGATCGTGGTACTGCGGGCCGGACGCATCGAACAGGTGGGCTCCCCTGCCCAGCTCTATGACGATCCTGACAACATGTTCGTCGGCGGGTTCATTGGCAGCCCCAAGATGAACTTTCTGGACGGCATCATCCGCCCCGATGGGGTCGAAGTGGCGGGTATTATCCTTGAAACCCGCACCATCCAGAACCGCCCCGCGAATGGTACGGCGGTTCGCGTGGGCATCCGCCCCGAACACTGGCGATTGGCCGAAGACGGCCAAAAAGCAGTGCCCTTCACGGTTGGTTTCTCCGAATTTCTGGGCGGCGCGAGTTATCTCTATGGAACGATAGGAGAGAAACGCTGCACGGTGGATGTGGACCGTGAGACAATCTCCCAGCCTGGCTCCGTGCTCCATCTGACCGTCGATGAAAACCATATCTGCCTGTTCGGAGAAGACGAACAGCGCATCCGCTAA
- a CDS encoding MAPEG family protein yields the protein MPDYSLAIVAIYLLLLMVFLQAIIAAGAHRKQESYVPGIVDENLGPESFVFRSHRTFMNSLETVPLMVALAFIAMFVAMDAGWLAILMWVYLAARLAHMITYYLVATRKNPSLRSYFFMVGVLAQIILFGLVGFSVL from the coding sequence TTGCCAGACTATTCACTCGCGATTGTTGCCATCTATCTTCTGCTGCTGATGGTGTTTCTTCAGGCGATTATTGCTGCCGGGGCGCATCGGAAGCAAGAATCCTATGTGCCCGGCATCGTTGATGAGAATCTGGGGCCGGAATCCTTCGTCTTCCGCAGCCACCGCACATTCATGAACTCGCTGGAGACTGTTCCCTTGATGGTCGCGCTGGCGTTCATCGCGATGTTCGTGGCCATGGATGCAGGGTGGTTGGCTATCCTGATGTGGGTCTATCTGGCCGCGCGACTGGCGCACATGATCACCTATTATCTCGTCGCGACGCGCAAGAATCCCAGTCTGCGGAGCTATTTCTTCATGGTTGGTGTGCTGGCGCAGATCATTCTGTTTGGTCTGGTGGGCTTTTCCGTCTTGTGA
- a CDS encoding GNAT family N-acetyltransferase: MPDIEKGIQETEPDCRTGSESNFILRRPTRQDLEALVVMASDPHMVANLCTNWLPSTMRAADLWLDALLQESNPDAFPFVISDMKGRAMGAACIVLLETPGNAEISVLVEHKHWSQGIATRSMQALADFAFSNPTKTHSKLDSMTARCRVSCGRSRRIVEKSGFQFCGSGMAHSHFQRGMIPIDRYRLDRSTWHALRHWAGVSLLEATANKNKEDPSDLDVKGAA, from the coding sequence ATGCCGGATATAGAAAAAGGCATACAGGAAACCGAGCCCGACTGTAGAACGGGTTCGGAAAGCAATTTCATCTTGCGGCGCCCGACCCGTCAGGACCTTGAGGCTCTTGTGGTCATGGCGAGCGATCCGCACATGGTGGCAAACCTGTGCACCAATTGGCTGCCCAGCACCATGCGTGCCGCCGACCTCTGGCTTGACGCGCTTCTGCAAGAGAGCAATCCAGACGCTTTTCCTTTTGTCATCAGTGACATGAAAGGCCGAGCAATGGGTGCTGCCTGCATCGTGCTTTTGGAGACCCCCGGCAACGCCGAGATCAGCGTGCTGGTTGAGCACAAGCATTGGTCCCAGGGCATTGCGACGCGGTCCATGCAGGCACTGGCCGATTTTGCTTTTTCGAACCCGACAAAAACACACAGCAAACTGGACAGCATGACCGCACGCTGCCGTGTATCCTGCGGTCGCTCCCGACGTATTGTCGAGAAAAGCGGCTTTCAGTTCTGTGGCTCCGGCATGGCCCACTCGCATTTTCAACGGGGCATGATCCCGATCGACCGCTATCGCCTCGATCGCAGCACCTGGCACGCCCTGCGCCACTGGGCGGGCGTCAGCCTGCTCGAGGCAACAGCAAACAAGAACAAAGAGGACCCCAGTGATCTAGACGTGAAAGGAGCAGCCTGA
- a CDS encoding glutamate-5-semialdehyde dehydrogenase, producing MNEMTRPVADVMSDLGVQARQASYALANAPTETKNLALSEAAKALRADINGILEANAKDVAKGKEVGMSASFLDRLTLDADRIEAMAAGLEAIAELPDPIGDIMSEWDRPNGLHIERVRTPLGVIGVIYESRPNVTADAGALCLKSGNASILRGGSDSYHSSRAIHACLVKGLTAAGLPASAIQIVPTTDRAAVGEMLKGLGGNVDVIVPRGGKGLVGRVQSEARVPVFSHLEGICHVYVDKAADADKAKAIVVNAKMRRTGICGAAETLLIDRSIAQTIGKDVLAALSEEGCSIRGSADVLALCPAADAANEDDWSTEYLDSIISVCLVDGVEGAIRHIATYSSSHTESIITEDAAAADRFLKEVDSAIVMHNASTQFADGGEFGMGAEIGIATGRMHARGPVGLEQLTSFKYRVHGTGQTRP from the coding sequence ATGAATGAAATGACGCGACCTGTCGCTGATGTCATGTCCGATCTTGGCGTGCAAGCACGTCAGGCGTCGTATGCGTTGGCCAATGCCCCGACCGAAACAAAAAATCTGGCGCTGAGTGAAGCAGCCAAGGCCCTGCGTGCCGATATCAATGGCATTCTGGAAGCCAATGCCAAGGATGTTGCCAAAGGAAAGGAAGTCGGCATGAGCGCGTCCTTTCTGGATCGCCTGACGCTGGACGCGGACCGCATCGAGGCCATGGCTGCCGGGCTTGAGGCCATTGCCGAACTCCCCGACCCCATCGGCGACATCATGTCCGAGTGGGATCGCCCCAACGGCCTTCATATCGAACGTGTCCGCACCCCGCTTGGTGTCATTGGTGTGATCTATGAAAGCCGCCCCAATGTCACCGCCGATGCGGGGGCCCTTTGCCTCAAATCCGGCAATGCCTCGATCTTGCGCGGCGGTTCGGACAGCTATCATTCGTCCCGCGCCATTCATGCCTGTCTCGTCAAGGGGCTGACGGCTGCAGGCCTGCCGGCCAGCGCCATCCAGATCGTGCCCACCACGGACCGCGCGGCAGTGGGCGAAATGCTCAAGGGACTTGGCGGCAATGTCGACGTGATTGTCCCGCGCGGTGGCAAGGGCCTTGTCGGACGGGTGCAGAGCGAAGCGCGCGTCCCCGTCTTCTCCCATCTTGAAGGCATCTGCCATGTCTATGTCGACAAGGCGGCAGACGCTGACAAGGCCAAAGCCATTGTCGTCAACGCCAAGATGCGCCGCACGGGCATTTGCGGAGCCGCAGAAACCCTGCTGATCGACCGCTCAATCGCTCAGACCATCGGCAAGGATGTGCTTGCCGCCCTCAGCGAGGAAGGATGCAGCATCCGAGGCAGCGCCGACGTGCTCGCCCTCTGCCCGGCTGCGGACGCAGCCAATGAGGATGACTGGTCGACCGAATATCTCGACAGCATCATTTCGGTCTGTCTTGTCGATGGGGTTGAGGGCGCGATCAGGCACATCGCAACCTATAGCTCGAGTCATACCGAAAGCATCATTACTGAAGACGCAGCGGCTGCAGATCGCTTCTTGAAGGAAGTGGACAGCGCCATTGTCATGCACAATGCCTCGACCCAGTTCGCCGATGGCGGCGAATTTGGCATGGGAGCGGAAATCGGCATCGCCACGGGCCGGATGCATGCGCGAGGACCAGTGGGCCTTGAACAGCTCACAAGCTTCAAGTATCGCGTCCACGGCACTGGCCAGACACGCCCGTAG
- a CDS encoding GNAT family N-acetyltransferase, translated as MRSPILRSKRLVLRMPQPQDAPALEHYLSAYEVSSYLTEVPHPYPTGSAVDWIERQHKGISGLNLVITLDSRLIGGIGLKPSSQRELGLFAPSIGYWLAPPFWGKGFMQEAARRLLDWYMPLEPTERISAAAYEDNKRSLKVLSGLGFCEVGRGVVYSPVRGIEVPRIEMELTADIYLGQSAAA; from the coding sequence ATGCGCAGTCCAATACTCAGAAGCAAACGTCTTGTCCTGCGCATGCCGCAGCCACAGGATGCACCGGCCCTTGAACACTATCTCAGTGCCTATGAGGTCAGCAGCTATCTGACCGAGGTGCCCCATCCCTATCCGACCGGATCGGCGGTGGACTGGATCGAACGTCAACATAAGGGTATCTCCGGGCTCAACCTTGTCATCACGTTGGACTCCCGGCTGATCGGCGGTATCGGGCTCAAACCGTCGAGCCAGCGCGAACTGGGGCTCTTTGCACCGTCGATTGGCTATTGGCTTGCACCCCCATTCTGGGGTAAAGGCTTTATGCAGGAAGCGGCGCGCCGCCTGCTCGACTGGTATATGCCACTGGAGCCGACCGAACGCATCAGCGCAGCCGCCTATGAAGACAACAAACGGTCGCTGAAGGTTCTCTCCGGTCTGGGTTTCTGCGAAGTCGGACGCGGCGTGGTCTACAGCCCGGTCCGCGGCATCGAAGTGCCTCGGATCGAAATGGAACTGACCGCCGATATATATCTCGGACAGAGCGCGGCAGCATGA
- a CDS encoding carbohydrate ABC transporter permease → MNAITTEHHSVAASAPTARKGRYRYHKVIFHVTATLVSLLFLVPLVWVVLSSFRSPIESTTPPLPPWPRDGFSIDSYDRLENFGQSVLHYAGNSLFVSVGTSALTIVVALLAGYGFSRYRFPLKGFIFVLILSTMMIPFQSILTPLFLLLAKLGLQNTLIGLVLIYTTLQLPFSVFMMRNAFDAVPKEIEEAARMDGVKGWRMLVQVMGPLVLPGVVTVGLFAFLNAWNEFLAALVLLTDQSKFTMPVLMTAVRYGRFGSVDWGAVQAGVTLMMIPCMVLFLILQRSYIRGLTAGAVK, encoded by the coding sequence ATGAACGCCATCACCACTGAACATCATTCTGTTGCAGCGTCTGCGCCAACGGCTCGCAAAGGCCGGTATCGCTATCACAAAGTGATTTTTCATGTCACGGCAACGCTGGTGTCGCTGTTGTTCCTCGTGCCCCTTGTCTGGGTCGTATTGTCGAGCTTTCGCTCACCTATCGAATCCACGACACCGCCCCTGCCCCCTTGGCCGCGCGACGGTTTCAGCATCGATAGCTACGACAGGCTGGAGAATTTTGGCCAGTCGGTTCTGCATTATGCCGGAAACTCGCTCTTTGTTTCCGTCGGCACCTCCGCTCTGACGATCGTCGTTGCGCTCCTCGCTGGCTATGGCTTCTCGCGCTACCGGTTTCCCCTCAAAGGCTTCATTTTCGTTCTCATCCTGTCGACGATGATGATCCCCTTTCAGTCGATCCTGACACCCCTGTTCCTGCTTTTGGCAAAGCTGGGCCTTCAGAACACCCTCATCGGCCTTGTGTTGATCTACACGACACTGCAATTGCCCTTCTCGGTTTTCATGATGCGCAACGCTTTTGACGCGGTGCCCAAGGAGATCGAGGAAGCCGCCCGCATGGACGGGGTAAAGGGTTGGCGCATGCTTGTGCAGGTGATGGGTCCGCTGGTTCTGCCCGGTGTTGTCACAGTTGGCCTGTTTGCCTTTCTCAATGCGTGGAACGAGTTTCTCGCCGCTCTCGTGCTGCTCACGGACCAAAGCAAGTTCACCATGCCGGTGCTCATGACCGCCGTCCGGTATGGGCGCTTCGGATCTGTCGATTGGGGAGCCGTTCAAGCCGGCGTCACCTTGATGATGATCCCCTGCATGGTCCTCTTTCTCATTCTTCAACGATCCTACATTCGGGGTCTTACGGCTGGTGCCGTCAAATAG
- the proB gene encoding glutamate 5-kinase, with amino-acid sequence MMTSKMKLQDQKRIVVKIGSATLVDAKTGRLRAAWLQTLADDIAMLRSRGREVLIVSSGAIALGRRKTNLPAHGKLRLEESQAAAAIGQIALGEAYADALHKVDLTAGQILLTLGDTEERRRYLNARATLSTLLQLGSVPIVNENDTVATSEIKYGDNDRLAARVATMISADCLILLSDIDGLYTAPPANNPDARHIPLIEHITPEIEAMAGSTGSEFAKGGMTTKIAAGKIAVNAGTSMIIANGGVYNPLKSIMDGAKCSWFVANSNPITQRRRWINGHLEPHGCLTLDDGAVRALHSGKSLLPAGVMSLEGNFAKGDAVILRAPNGEEIARGLIGYDHFEAEKIKGCRSNQITEILGYDGRPELIHRDDMVLRDTEPAEHSEHAAQ; translated from the coding sequence ATCATGACAAGCAAGATGAAGCTGCAGGATCAAAAGAGGATCGTCGTCAAGATCGGCTCGGCGACATTGGTGGATGCCAAGACCGGAAGACTGCGCGCCGCGTGGCTTCAGACCCTTGCCGATGACATCGCCATGCTCCGCAGTCGCGGTAGAGAAGTGCTCATCGTCTCCTCAGGTGCAATCGCGCTCGGACGGCGCAAGACCAATCTGCCTGCCCACGGCAAGCTCAGGCTGGAGGAAAGCCAGGCCGCAGCCGCCATCGGGCAGATTGCTCTGGGTGAGGCCTATGCCGATGCTCTGCACAAGGTCGATCTGACGGCGGGCCAGATTCTTCTCACCCTCGGGGACACCGAAGAGCGCCGACGCTATCTCAATGCTCGCGCCACGCTCTCAACTCTTTTGCAGCTTGGCTCTGTGCCCATCGTCAACGAGAATGACACCGTGGCAACCTCGGAGATCAAATATGGCGACAATGATCGCCTCGCGGCGCGCGTCGCCACCATGATCAGCGCCGACTGCCTCATTCTGCTCTCCGACATCGACGGTCTTTATACCGCCCCTCCTGCCAACAATCCCGACGCCCGACATATCCCCCTTATCGAGCATATCACGCCCGAGATCGAAGCCATGGCCGGCAGCACCGGCTCTGAATTCGCCAAGGGTGGCATGACGACCAAGATCGCCGCAGGAAAGATCGCCGTCAATGCCGGTACCTCGATGATCATCGCCAATGGCGGCGTCTACAATCCGCTCAAGTCCATCATGGATGGGGCCAAATGCAGCTGGTTCGTGGCCAATTCCAACCCGATCACCCAGCGTCGCCGCTGGATCAATGGCCATCTCGAACCGCACGGATGCCTGACGCTTGATGACGGGGCGGTTCGAGCCCTGCACAGCGGCAAGAGCCTTTTGCCTGCCGGGGTCATGTCGCTTGAGGGGAACTTTGCCAAGGGCGATGCTGTCATCTTGCGCGCGCCCAATGGCGAGGAGATCGCGCGCGGCCTGATCGGCTATGACCATTTCGAAGCCGAGAAGATCAAGGGGTGCCGGTCCAACCAGATCACCGAGATTCTGGGCTATGATGGCAGACCGGAACTCATCCACCGCGACGACATGGTTCTGCGTGACACCGAACCGGCCGAGCATTCGGAACATGCCGCGCAATGA
- the rpmA gene encoding 50S ribosomal protein L27 produces the protein MAHKKAGGSSRNGRDTAGRRLGVKKFGGETVIAGNIIIRQRGTKWHPGDNVGMGKDHTIFATTGGNVQFKAKANGRTYVSVLPVAEAAE, from the coding sequence ATGGCACATAAAAAAGCAGGTGGTTCGTCCCGTAACGGTCGCGATACAGCAGGTCGTCGTCTGGGCGTTAAAAAATTCGGCGGTGAAACCGTAATCGCCGGCAACATCATTATTCGCCAGCGCGGCACCAAATGGCATCCGGGCGACAACGTCGGCATGGGCAAGGATCACACCATCTTTGCAACCACAGGCGGCAACGTACAGTTCAAAGCCAAAGCCAACGGCCGAACATACGTGTCCGTGCTCCCGGTGGCGGAAGCGGCAGAATAA